In the bacterium SCSIO 12741 genome, ATCGCGACACGACTATTATTGGATTCGCGCACACCAATTTTAGCGGTACGGGTCACTCGGATTTAGGGGATTTTTTGGTCATGCCTACTCATGGTAAATTGGTGCTCGACCCGCTAAAAACCAGCGAAGGCGACAAGGGTTTTTACTCCACATTTTCTCACGACAAGGAGGAAGCCTCACCCGGCTATTACAAAGTGGACCTTGAGAGCTACAACATCCAGGCAGAACTAACGGCCAGTGATCGGGTTGGTTTTCACCGATACACTTTTCCTCGATCCAATGATGCGCATATTATTTTGGATTTGGTGTACAACGTGTATCACCACGACAACAAAAATGTTTGGACTTTTATTCGCGTAGAAAACGATTCTACCATCACGGGCTATCGACAAACCAAGGGCTGGGCAAGAGACAAGAAAGTGTTTTTTGCTGCTACCTTCTCCAAGCCGTTTAAGAGCTACGGTCATAAAAAGTACGATCAGGTAAAATACGACGGCTTCTACCGACGCTTCAAACAGGGTGAAAATTTCCCTGAAATGGCCGGAAAGAATCTACGTGCCTATTTCAATTTTGACACCGAACAAGGCGAGGTTATTCAATTAAAATTTGCCCTATCCAACGTTAGTTCAGCGGGTGCCCTAAAAAATCTGCAGGCTGAAATTCCTCATTGGGACTTTGCCAAGACCAAGGCTGAAACGGAAGCTAAATGGGAAAAGGAACTTTCTAAAATCGAGGTAGAAACCTTGACTGAAGAGGATAAGATCACCTTCTACACGGCTCTTTACCATACTAACCTCTCCCCTATTATTTACGAAGATGTGGATGGGCAGTATCGAGGTTTGGATCAAAACATTCATCTATCGAAAGGATTTAAGAACTACAGCATTTTTTCGCTTTGGGATACCTACCGGGCCTTACATCCTCTGTTTAACATTACGCAGCCGAATCGTAATAACGACATGATAAAAAGCATGTTGGCCCACCACGATGAGAGTGTGCACGATATGTTACCCATCTGGTCTCATTATGCCAACGAAAATTGGTGTATGATTGGCTACCACGCCACCTCGGTCATTGCCGATGCTATGGCCAAAAATGTGGGCGACTTTGATCAAAAGCATGCCCTCCAGGCTTCCGTCAATACAGCTTCGGTTCGCTACTTTGATGGTTTGGGAGAATACATCGATTACAAATATGTACCTGATGATCTAAGCCATTCATCGGTGTCCAAAACGCTGGAGTACTCCTACAACGACTGGTGTATCGCTCAAATGGCCAAACAACTGGGCAACGCCGAAATAGACCATCAATTTTCCCAGAGAGCCGGGTATTATAAGAATGTCTACGATCCTTCCATCGGGTTTATGCGTCCCAAGTTGTCCAATGGTGAATTCCGGGAAGAGTTTGACCCCATGGATACGCATGGCCAGGGATTTATTGAGGGCAATGCCTGGAATTATGGTCTGTATGTACCTCAGGATGTTGATGCCATGGTTGCAATGATGGGTGGCAAAGAGCGAATGACTCAGCAGCTGGATGACCTGTTTACGATGGAAATTGACGACAAGTACATTGAAAAGCATGAGGATATTACCCGCGACGGCATAATCGGCAACTATGTTCATGGAAATGAACCTGGGCATCATATTCCCTACTTATACAATTGGACGGGCCACCCCGCAAAAACACAAGCACGGGTACGTATGATCATGCAAACGATGTATGGTCCAACGGTTAACGGATTGTGTGGTAACGATGATGCGGGACAAATGAGCGCCTGGTATATTTTTAGCAGTTTAGGTTTTTATCCGGTAACGCCAGGTTCTTCTGAATATGCCTTGGGTAGCCCATTGGTTAAGGAAGCCAAAATTCATTTGGAGAATGGAAAAACACTCACGATTAAAGCCCAAAACCAAAGCCCAGAGAATGTATATGTCAAGAGTGTATCGGTGAACGGAAAGAAGATTGAAAACAATTTTCTAAGCCATGACGACATCGTTCAAGGCGGTGAAATCATTTTTGAAATGGGTGCTACCCTTTGAAACTCCGGGCATGAATAAATTGACTTCCAACTACAAGGCACATTTCTCCCTGCTTTCCTCTCTGTTTTTTATGTGGGGATTCATTACCGTGATGAACGACGTTTTGATCAATACCTTCAAGGGCGTTTTTGATCTTACTGCTCCACAAAGAGCCCTGGTACAGTTTTCCTTTTTTGGTGCGTTTTTTATCGTTTCGCTGATCTACTTTATCCTGTCCTCCTCCACCGGTAGAGATCCCATTAATACCATTGGGTATAAAAAGGGAATGTTCTATAGCCTGCTCATTTGTGGAATTGGGTGTTTGTTGTTTTACCCGGCTTCATTAATTCACTCCTATTATGCCTTTTTATTGGCTCTGTTTACCCTGGCCTCAGGAGTAACCATGCTGCAAATCTGTGCCAATCCTTACGCTACTATTTTGGGAGATAAGGAAAGTGCTTCCAGTAGATTGAATCAAGCTCAGGGACTGAATTCCTTGGGAACCACCTTAGGTCCTATTGTAGGTACGATATTGATTTACAAAGTCTTTTCGAAGGGAACTCTCACCGTAGAAAGTATCGCCAACACCTACCTGATCTATGGCCTTGCCTTTATTCTTTTGGCCCTGGTGGTGCTAAAAAGTAAAATGCCTGCCTTTAGAAATAGGGAGAACATTCCTCCTGGCCTGGGAGTGTTAAAACACAAGCACCTCGTTTTTGGGATTCTTGGAATTGCCTTCTATGTAGGGTCCGAAGTAGCTATTGGAAGCTGGATTGTTGAATTCATTAAACTCGATCACATTGCCGGGTTGGCCGAAGACGATGCCAGCTATTTCCTTTCCTTCTTTTGGGGTGGTTTGATGATTGGGCGTTTAATGGCGGGAATATCCTTAAACAGCTCCCTTACAAAAGCGAAAAAGTACCAATACATGCTTCTCTCCTCTTTGGGAGCCTTTGCCGTTATTTACCTGGCGACCAGCTTAAAGTATAGCGACGGAACTTTTCATTTCAGTCCTATTCATCCCGAGCAAATTGCCATCTATTTGGTTCTCATTGCACTCAATTTTGGTTCCTTCCTACTGACGTTTAATAAGCCTGCGAAGGGGCTGGTCCTTTTTTCGGCCATCAACGCTGTATTAATTTCCATTGGAATTTGGGGAAGCGGTGAGTTGGCATTTTGGGCCATGATCGGTACCGGTCTGTTCTTTTCCATTGGCTGGTCCAATATCTTTTCTCTGGCCATTAAGGATTTAGGCAACCTTACCAGTCAAGGGTCCTCCTTACTCGTTATGGCCATTGTAGGTGGCGCTGTCCTTCCTGGAATACAAAGTTTTATCATCGAATACCAGGGCGTTCAGATTTCATTTGTTGTCCCCCTAATTGGTATTTTTTACCTGATATTTTATGGGTTGAAGGGGCATAAAATAAAGGTCCGATAGCATTCGATATTGCAGTAATCTGAAGCTCACCACCTACCTCTTCCAAGAAGCTTTTCCAACTTAGACCTTTAATCCAAGTTCCAAAATAATTACCCTGAAATACGAAACCAGTTTCATTTTATTTTTACACTTTTGTGAAACCAGTTTCATAAATGGAATGATTTATGGGGAATGGAATTAGCTCAAAACATAAACGAAAGGAAGGCTTATTCACCAATGGAAGAGGACTTTATAAAAAGCTTAGATCTAATAGGATATACAGCGAGAATTAGAAGGCTCAGTGACAATCTCAATAAAATGGGCAAAGTGGTTTATAAAGATTTAGACCTTGAGATCGAGCCCAATTGGCACCTTGTTCTACTGATATTAGAAAGAGAGGAAGAGTTAACAGCTACTGAAATTGCTGAGCACTTATCATTCTCACACACGGCGATCATTAAGATTACCAAAAAAATGGTGCGCTCTAATTTCTTAAATGCCCAAAAGTCCCCAACTGATGGTCGAAAGCAACTTTATTCTCTATCTGACAAAGCCATCAAACAACTTCCAAAACTCAAACAAATATGGAATGACATTGCCGAGGTCCATCAACAATATGTGAGCAAAACATTCCTAAAGGAGCTTACCAAAATAGAAAACTCACTGACTCAAAAGTCAACCATAATTAGGGTAAAAGAACTGTATGATAAGCGTAAATAATCATATCCAGTTAAAACCTCTCAAAGTGATGGATCGGGATAAACTTATCTCTATAATAAATGAGATCTATCCTTCGACTTATGGTTATTTATGGACAGATCAGGGCGAGAAGTATTTATCCCAAATCTATTCAATGGAAAACCTCACCCTTGAACTTAAAGATTCAGAATCACCATATTACTTCATAACTCATCATTCAGAGATCGTAGGTATTTTGAAATTCAGGAAAGAGCTTCCTAAACAACATATTCGTTTACAACGAATTTATATTCATCCAAAACATCAAGGTAAGAGTATTGGAAAGGCTCTTTTTGGTTGGATAGAAAAAACCTATCAATCCGACTTTCAAACGGTAAGTTTAGAAGTCATGAAATCTGAAAGCAAGGCAATCCGGTTCTACGAAAAAATGGGAATGCAATTAGTTGGAAATTCCTCATTGAATTTCAACCACCTAATACCAGAATTCAAACAAACATTGATTTACCAAAAACAATTGAAATGAGTAATAAATACGATTACAACCAACAAATGAACGTGTTATACAACCATCACGAATTAATCGATGTGCCAAAAATTGTATCAACTTGCAAGGACAAATGGTTTAACCAGACACTAACTAAGGTTAATGACAGTGTGGTAAGAATTGGAATAGTGGAAGGTGAATACCACTGGCATAAACACGACAATGATGATGAATTTTTCTTTGTTCTAAGTGGCCAATTAATCATCGAGTTAGAGGATAAGACTATTGAACTCAATCCGAATGAAGGAACAACCATAAGCAAGGGAGTTATGCATAAACCCATAGCCCCTGAAAAAACAGTTATGCTAATGGTTGAAACCGCAGAAATCGATCCCATCGGAGAAGAGAAGTGATGGCTGTTTGAACATTATCAGCGCACCTACCAAACAAGATCTTATTATCGAAAATCATAGTCTTCAAATTCCACTTTAGTTCCTTTAAGCGACGCTTTTACTTGATATTTTTGAGGTTGAAGGGCCATAAGATTAAGACTTAATAGATATTTGATTCGAAACACAATTCAAACCTCACAATTAATCACTCAATCCCGATGTCTTCATTCAAAACGATTTTCTCAGAAAAGTATTCGCTAAGCCCAGTGGCCTGTGATACCCTCTTTTCCGAAATGAAGGAAGTGGAAAAGAAAAAGGGAGAAATTCTGATCCGGGAAGGCGAGGTACATTCTTCTATCTACTTTATCAAAAAAGGTGCGCTCAGGAGTTTCTACATCAATGATGAAGGTAAGGATGTAACACTCTGGTTCGGATTTGAGGCCGATGTGGCCGCATCGCTCAGCAATGTTATTGAGCTAAAACCATCGGTTGAAAACATTGAATTTCTGGAAGACTCGACCATTCTTAAGATCCAGCGATCGGTGCTGTTTGACTTGTATCACTCCAATTTGGAACTGGCCAATTTTGGTAGACACCTGGCCGAAATTGCCCTGATCGAGATGGAACAACAGATTTTATCCACCCAATTCGTCGATGCCAAAAGCCGGTATAAAGCCCTGATTCAAAAATCCCCTCACGTTCTTCAACGGGTCAAATTGGGGCATATCGCATCCTACCTGGGCATCTCACAAGTAACGCTTAGCAGAATACGAGCGGAGAGCTGACCGTTTTTTAACATAGGTAAAAGGAATAGTCATTTTCCATCCCCTCCTTTGCATGGTCATTAAAAAACATCCATGATGAGTTGGGTTTATTTAGTACTCGCTGGTTTATTTGAGGTAGGATTCACCACCTCTATGAAACTTTCAAACGGCTTTACCAATTGGAAGGGTATTGTTGGATTTTTCCTGTTTGGCGCTTTGAGTTTTGGACTTCTTCTCAAATCCATGCAAAGTATAGAAACCGGAACGGCCTATGCAGTTTGGGCAGGCATCGGAGCCAGTGGAACCATACTAATGGGAGCCCTGCTATTCGATGATTCGCTAAGCGGATTAAAGTTGCTCTTTTTAAGCCTGATCATCATCGGAATTATTGGAATCAAATGGAGTCATTAAATTGTAGAAAATGAAAACACTTACGATTATCGGAGCCACTGGATTACTCGGCTCATCTGTAACCCGGGAATTGATTAAAAAAGGCGTACACATAAAAGCGGTCGTCCGGGATATTGAAAAGGCCGAAGACCTTCTTCCTGAGCAGGTAGAAATCGTGTACGGAGACGTAGCCAACAAGGAGAGCTTGAAGGAAGCCCTACAGGGAGCGGAGACCGTCTATTTAAGCTTGAACACGACGGGCTGGAATGTAGATGCTCCCTTTCATACGGAAAGAGAAGGAATCATGAATGTGATCGACGTGAGTAAGGAGCTTGGGGTCAAGCACATTATGCAAATTGTGGGGATTGATCTTTCCAATCCGGAGTTTGCTGTGAAAGGCTTAACCTACAAAACCAACCTGATCCGAAAGCCGGCTATGGATTACCTAAAAGCCTCAGGAATCAACTACACGTACTTCCATGGATCCTTTTTCCTGGACTCTTTCCCGGTGTTCATTCAGGGCGGCGAATTTGCCATCATTGGTGATCATAAATACCCGATGTTTTATACCAATACCCTGGATTTAGCAGAGAACATCTACCATGCTCTAAATAATGAACTTGCCTACAACCAATCCTTTACCGTTCAGGGATTAGAGGGGCTAAGTTTTCCGGAAGCAGCCAAAAGATTCTTAAGCCTTTATGATCCATCGGTAACCGTGAAAGAATATCCCATGGAAACCATTAAACACTTGGGTTTACCGAGCCGGGAGGAAGAAGCCTTTATGGAACATCTACTCACCTATGTAGAGCAACTAAAGGAAGAACAAGTTTCTGAAAAAACCTGGAAGGTACTCGGCAAACCAAGTCACACCATCGAAGATGTGGCGAGCAAAATGTTAGAGAATGGGCGCTAACTCTGCCTTATAAACTTTGGCCAGAACTTT is a window encoding:
- a CDS encoding GH92 family glycosyl hydrolase; the encoded protein is MRKLFLLLPLIAMMASCQDGEKQRPLPKKSKTNYTQYVNPFIGTSKMGHVFPGATAPFGMVQLSPQTNFEVLFTDEGKYNKETYEYCAGYQHRDTTIIGFAHTNFSGTGHSDLGDFLVMPTHGKLVLDPLKTSEGDKGFYSTFSHDKEEASPGYYKVDLESYNIQAELTASDRVGFHRYTFPRSNDAHIILDLVYNVYHHDNKNVWTFIRVENDSTITGYRQTKGWARDKKVFFAATFSKPFKSYGHKKYDQVKYDGFYRRFKQGENFPEMAGKNLRAYFNFDTEQGEVIQLKFALSNVSSAGALKNLQAEIPHWDFAKTKAETEAKWEKELSKIEVETLTEEDKITFYTALYHTNLSPIIYEDVDGQYRGLDQNIHLSKGFKNYSIFSLWDTYRALHPLFNITQPNRNNDMIKSMLAHHDESVHDMLPIWSHYANENWCMIGYHATSVIADAMAKNVGDFDQKHALQASVNTASVRYFDGLGEYIDYKYVPDDLSHSSVSKTLEYSYNDWCIAQMAKQLGNAEIDHQFSQRAGYYKNVYDPSIGFMRPKLSNGEFREEFDPMDTHGQGFIEGNAWNYGLYVPQDVDAMVAMMGGKERMTQQLDDLFTMEIDDKYIEKHEDITRDGIIGNYVHGNEPGHHIPYLYNWTGHPAKTQARVRMIMQTMYGPTVNGLCGNDDAGQMSAWYIFSSLGFYPVTPGSSEYALGSPLVKEAKIHLENGKTLTIKAQNQSPENVYVKSVSVNGKKIENNFLSHDDIVQGGEIIFEMGATL
- a CDS encoding sugar MFS transporter is translated as MNKLTSNYKAHFSLLSSLFFMWGFITVMNDVLINTFKGVFDLTAPQRALVQFSFFGAFFIVSLIYFILSSSTGRDPINTIGYKKGMFYSLLICGIGCLLFYPASLIHSYYAFLLALFTLASGVTMLQICANPYATILGDKESASSRLNQAQGLNSLGTTLGPIVGTILIYKVFSKGTLTVESIANTYLIYGLAFILLALVVLKSKMPAFRNRENIPPGLGVLKHKHLVFGILGIAFYVGSEVAIGSWIVEFIKLDHIAGLAEDDASYFLSFFWGGLMIGRLMAGISLNSSLTKAKKYQYMLLSSLGAFAVIYLATSLKYSDGTFHFSPIHPEQIAIYLVLIALNFGSFLLTFNKPAKGLVLFSAINAVLISIGIWGSGELAFWAMIGTGLFFSIGWSNIFSLAIKDLGNLTSQGSSLLVMAIVGGAVLPGIQSFIIEYQGVQISFVVPLIGIFYLIFYGLKGHKIKVR
- a CDS encoding MarR family transcriptional regulator — translated: MELAQNINERKAYSPMEEDFIKSLDLIGYTARIRRLSDNLNKMGKVVYKDLDLEIEPNWHLVLLILEREEELTATEIAEHLSFSHTAIIKITKKMVRSNFLNAQKSPTDGRKQLYSLSDKAIKQLPKLKQIWNDIAEVHQQYVSKTFLKELTKIENSLTQKSTIIRVKELYDKRK
- a CDS encoding GNAT family N-acetyltransferase, with translation MDRDKLISIINEIYPSTYGYLWTDQGEKYLSQIYSMENLTLELKDSESPYYFITHHSEIVGILKFRKELPKQHIRLQRIYIHPKHQGKSIGKALFGWIEKTYQSDFQTVSLEVMKSESKAIRFYEKMGMQLVGNSSLNFNHLIPEFKQTLIYQKQLK
- a CDS encoding cupin domain-containing protein, which codes for MSNKYDYNQQMNVLYNHHELIDVPKIVSTCKDKWFNQTLTKVNDSVVRIGIVEGEYHWHKHDNDDEFFFVLSGQLIIELEDKTIELNPNEGTTISKGVMHKPIAPEKTVMLMVETAEIDPIGEEK
- a CDS encoding Crp/Fnr family transcriptional regulator translates to MSSFKTIFSEKYSLSPVACDTLFSEMKEVEKKKGEILIREGEVHSSIYFIKKGALRSFYINDEGKDVTLWFGFEADVAASLSNVIELKPSVENIEFLEDSTILKIQRSVLFDLYHSNLELANFGRHLAEIALIEMEQQILSTQFVDAKSRYKALIQKSPHVLQRVKLGHIASYLGISQVTLSRIRAES
- a CDS encoding multidrug efflux SMR transporter — encoded protein: MSWVYLVLAGLFEVGFTTSMKLSNGFTNWKGIVGFFLFGALSFGLLLKSMQSIETGTAYAVWAGIGASGTILMGALLFDDSLSGLKLLFLSLIIIGIIGIKWSH
- a CDS encoding NAD(P)H-binding protein: MKTLTIIGATGLLGSSVTRELIKKGVHIKAVVRDIEKAEDLLPEQVEIVYGDVANKESLKEALQGAETVYLSLNTTGWNVDAPFHTEREGIMNVIDVSKELGVKHIMQIVGIDLSNPEFAVKGLTYKTNLIRKPAMDYLKASGINYTYFHGSFFLDSFPVFIQGGEFAIIGDHKYPMFYTNTLDLAENIYHALNNELAYNQSFTVQGLEGLSFPEAAKRFLSLYDPSVTVKEYPMETIKHLGLPSREEEAFMEHLLTYVEQLKEEQVSEKTWKVLGKPSHTIEDVASKMLENGR